A genomic segment from Malaclemys terrapin pileata isolate rMalTer1 chromosome 1, rMalTer1.hap1, whole genome shotgun sequence encodes:
- the ETFRF1 gene encoding electron transfer flavoprotein regulatory factor 1, with product MANPLRGEVLNLYKNLLYLGREYPKGADYFRSRLKAAFLKNKDVKDPEKIKQLISRGEFVIKELEALYYLRKYRAMKQRYYEDDNKNK from the exons ATGGCCAATCCTTTAAGAGGTGAAGTGCTGAATCTTTACAAAAAT ctgctGTACCTTGGACGGGAATATCCCAAAGGAGCAGACTACTTTAGAAGCCGTTTGAAGGCAGCGTTCCTAAAAAATAAGGATGTGAAAGATCCAGAAAAAATTAAGCAACTAATTAGTCGTGGAGAATTTGTTATAAAAGAGCTAGAGGCCTTGTATTATCTCAGAAAGTACAGGGCTATGAAACAGCGCTACTATGAGGATGACAATAAGAATAAGTGA